From the genome of Halanaerobiales bacterium:
CCTGGCAAATTATAAATTGGCCGCATTAAAGGAGCAAAAATTTTATTTAATAAATTTATCAATCCAAATTCTGTAGCCATTTTTCCAAAAGCACCAGCAAGTACAGCAATGGCCATTATATAAAAGACGGTATCCATAAGTAATTTGTAAGCAGTTTCCATTAAAGTTGAGAACATATTTCCGATTCCCATATTATATCCAACATAACCAAAAAATAAAATGATAATAGATAAAAATATTATTGTATCTAGATATTTATCTTTAAAATCTGGTTTATTAATATGTTTTGAATTATTGTTAATTTTTTTAGAGTGGCTATTTTTCATATTCAAACCTCCAGGAAATGTAAAAATTATATATTGTGAAATAAGACACATAATATTATAAACTAAATTTATCGAAATTACAATAAAAAAATGCAATTGATTTGAAAAATTAGTTAAGTTTGTTTAAAATAGTAGTGATAGAAGCCATAAAAAAATCTCCTTATTAAAAAGGAGTAATTAAATGTTTTATAGAATTATATGGCGGGAATGTGTGGGAATTGAACCCACCACAGACAGGTCCGCCTGCCTGCCACTGGATTTGAAGTCCAGGGTGCCCACCTTGGGCACAGCCATTCCCATATCACTTTCACTATTATAATATATTTATTTTAAAAAGTAAACCATTTTAATAAAATTTTATATTTTAGGAGGTTGTTAATATTAGTGGACAGGAATTTTATACAATGAATATAGAAAAAATAAAAAAATATTTAAAAATTGATGATAATGATGGTTTATCAGATAAAGAAGCAAAAAAACGTTTAAAAAATCATGGTAAAAATAAATTAAAAAAATCAAAAGGTATTTCTCCTTTAGAAGTATTTATAGATCAATTTAAAGATATAATTGTTATTTTGCTTTTAGCAGCTTCTATAATAGCATTTTTAATTGGTGATTATGTTGAAGGTGTTGCTGTTTTAGCAGTTATTTTAATTAATGCGATATTTGGTTTTATTACTGAGTATAATGCTGAAAAATCATTAGAAGCATTAAAAGAGATGGTGTCTCTAAAAGCAAAAGTTAGAAGAAATGGTAAAATTAAAGAAATTGATGCAGAAAAAGTTGTCCCCGGAGATATTCTTATAATTGATGAAGGAGACAGAGTTAGTGCTGATGCAAGGTTAATAAAAGCAGATAAATTACAATTAAATGAATCAGTTTTAACTGGTGAAGCAGAAACCGTTTCCAAAAAAAGTTCCTTTATTGCTGAAGAAGATACTGCTTTAGCTGAGAGAAAAAATATGATTTATATGGGAACATCAGTTACAAGAGGTAATGGAGAGGCTTTAGTAACTGCTACTGGTTCTGAAACTGAAATGGGACAGATTAGTAATCTTTTAGATGAAACTGAAAGCGATAAAACCCCATTAGAAGAAAGACTGGATACAATGGGCAAAGCACTTGTAAAATTAACTTTAGTTATTGCAGTTATTGTGACTGGTATTGGGATTTTAGTTGGTAAACCTGTCATAGAAATGTTAAAAACAGGAATTGCTCTGGCAATTGCAGCAGTACCTGAAGGTTTACCAATAGTTGCAACAATTACTTTAGCAGTTGGCATGAAAAAAATGGTGGAAAATAATGCTTTAGTTAGACGCTTGCCTGCAGTAGAAACTTTAGGTTCAACAACAATAATATGTTCAGATAAAACTGGTACTATAACTGAAAATCAAATGACATTAAAAAACATATATTTAGGTAATAATGATATTGAAGTAGGTGGGACAGGTTATAAACCAGAAGGAAGTTTTTATTTAAAAAATGGGAAAGAGATGTCTTCTCAAGTAAAAGAGGATTTATCATTATTTTTAAAAGCTTCCAGTCTTTGTAGTAATGCAACTTTAACAAAAGATAGTGATCAATGGAAAATAATAGGTGATCCAACAGAAGGTGCTTTAGTAACAGCTGCTCAAAAGTATGGTTTTAATAAAGAAGAAAATGATAATTATCAAAGGTTAGAGGAAATTCCGTTTGATTCTGAACAAAAATACATGGCTGTTTCTTATCAATATAAAGATGATGATAACTATGTATTTGTTAAAGGTGCACCATCAGTAGTTTTGGAAATGTGTAATTATGAATTAATTAATGGAGAAAAAATAAATTTAAGTTCTGAAAGAATAGATGAATTGAAGAATAAAAATATTGAAATGGCTAAAAGTGGTTTGCGTTTATTAGCTGTTGCTTATGATAGTGCTGGAAAAGCAGATTCAGAGGATAAGATAGAAAATAGAATTAATTCAGGTTTAATATTTTTAGGTTTAGCCGGAATTATGGATCCGCCTAGAGAAGAAGTAGTATCATCTATAAAAGAAGCTCAAACAGCTGGAATTATAACAAAAATGATTACTGGAGATCAAAATGATACAGCATTATCAATAGCTGAAAAAGTAGGAATTCAAAATGCTAACAAAGCTTCAATTTCTGGTCAGGAAATTGACAAAATGACAGAAGATGAACTTAGTGAAAGTATTGAAAGTAATTCTGTATTTTCTCGAGTTTCTCCAAAAAATAAACTACAAATTATTGAATCATTAAATAAGAAAAATGAAATTACTGCTATGACTGGAGATGGTGTTAATGATGCTCCAGCCTTAAAAAAAGCTGATATTGGAGTAGCGATGGGTAAAAGAGGCACTTCAGTTGCTAAAAGTGCTTCAGATATGGTATTATTAGATGACAGTTTTAGTACAATTGTTAAGGCAATTAAAGAGGGAAGAGCTATATTTGATAATATTCAGAAATTTATCTACTATTTATTTTCAAGTAATTTAAGTGAAATTATTTTTATATTTTTAGGTATTGTTTTACAGGTTCCAATGCCATTACTTGCTTTGCAAATTTTATGGCTTAATTTGGTTGTTGATGTATTTCCTGCTTTATCATTAGGCTGGGAAACAGAAGAAAAAGATATAATGAAAAGACCACCTCGAGATCCTGATAAATCTATCCTTACTAATAAATTTAAGAAAAAAATATTATTTCATAGTACAATAATAGCTTTAGGTCCTCTTATAACTTTTCTTATAGTTTTAAATAATGGTCATTCAATTGAATTAAGTAGAACTGTAAGTTTTGCAGTATTATCTTTTACTCAATTATTCCATGTGTTTAATGCCAGGAGAAAAAATGGGTTTGGTTTTGATAAAACTGTATTTAAAAATTTTTATTTATGGCCAGCTATAGCATTAAGTATATTTTTTCAACTTATAGCAGTCTATAATCCTTTTTTGCAAAATATATTATCAACTAAAGCAATACCACTAAATATGTGGCCGGGAATTTCTCTTGGATTTATTATTCCAATAGTAATAATTCAAATATTAAATATAAAAAATAGAAATTAGAAGGGTGATATATAATTATGGAAATTAAATATTTAGCAGATAGTAAAGAAAATATTCAAAAAGTAATAAACTGGTTATATGGTCAATGGGGCCATAATTATGAATATGGTAAAAAAGTCTGGACAGAAAGGGTTAATAATCGTTTGGATAAAAAGACTGTTCCTACAACTTTTGTAGCTATAGAAAATGGAGATGCAGTTGGAACTGCCTCACTTATAGAACATGATATGGATACAAGAAAAGACTTAACTCCCTGGCTGGCAGATGTTTATGTTAAAAAAGAAAATAGAGGTATGGGTATAGCTTCAAAATTAGTAAACAGAGTTATTGAGGAAGCAAAAGAAATAGGGATTTCCAAATTATATTTATATAGTAGAGAAGCAGAAGGATTATATAAGAAATTAGGCTGGAAAGTAATAGAAAGAACCAACTATTATGGAGATGAAGTTCCAATAATGATATATGAAATTGACTAAGGGTTTAAATATTGTTTTATATAGTATATAATACAATATGTTATAAAGTTTAGTAATAAAACTATAATAAACTATAATAAACAAAATAATAGGAGGAAATATTTATATGAAGATTGGTATCGTTGGTTTACCTAATGTAGGTAAATCCACATTATTTAATGCAATGACTCAAGTACAGGCAGATGCAGAAAATTATCCATTTTGTACTATAGACCCTAATATCGGTGTTGTAAAAGTTCCTGATGAAAGATTAGAAGTTTTAAATGAAATGTATGAACCAAAAAAGAAAACACCAACAATGATAGAATTTGTTGATATTGCAGGACTGGTAAAAGGTGCTAGTGAAGGAGAGGGTCTTGGTAATCAATTTTTAGCTCATATTCGAGAAGTTGATGCTATAGCTCAAGTGGTTAGATGTTTTACTAATGAAGATATTGCCCATGTTGATGGTGAACTCGGACCAAAAAGAGATATTGAAACAATAAATACTGAATTGATGTTAGCAGATCTTACTACAGTTGAGAAAAGATTAGAAAAAGCTGAAAGAAAAGCGAAAAGTGGTGCAAAAGAAGATTTGAAAGAAGTTGAAGAACTAAAAAAATTAAAAAATGCTTTAGAAACTGGTAAAAATATAAGAGAACTTCAATTTAATGATATTACCAATAATTTAATAAAAGAATTACAATTACTCTCAGCTAAACCGATAATATACGTTTGTAATATCAATGAAAATGAAATTAATAATCCGGAAGATAATAAATATGTAAAAGAAGTAAAAGAACATGCTCAAGAAGAGGGAGCAGGAGTTGTAAAAATAAGTGCAGAAATAGAAGCAGATATTGCTGAATTAGATGATGAAGATAAAGAATTATTTTTAGATGATCTAGGTTTAAAACAATCAGGTCTTGATACTTTAATAAAAGAAGGGTATGATCTTTTAGATTTAATTACATTTTTTACCGCCGGAAAAAAGGAAGTTAGAGCCTGGACCGTAAAAAGAGGATCAACTGCTCCAGAAGCCGCTGGAAAAATCCATACAGATATGCAAAGAGGTTTTATTAGAGCAGAAGTAGTAAGTTATAAAGATCTAATAAAAGCTGGTTCTATTGCCGATGCAAGAGATGAAGGATATTTAAGGTTAGAAGGTAAAGATTATATTGTCAAAGATGGAGATGTATGTTTCTTTAGATTTAATGTCTAAATTTATAAGCCAACCAGTGAGGTGATAATTATGACTGATTTTATTAATTTTTTTCGTAATGAATTCTTTCCTGATTTTATAAAATTTTTAAATCGAATTTTAGAAGCCTCATTTAATCTACGTTTAACTTATAATCAATTAGCAATTATTGGTGGGCTTTTTTTATTAATGATTCTATCTTTAATGGTTGAAATGATAAAAAAGGCAATTCCACTAATTATCCTTTTTATAATAATATATTATCTAGTTTATGGAAATTTATCTTTTATTAAAGATTTAGTTACTACAGTTGATAACTAAAGGAGGAAAAATTATGCTTATTATTGATCGTTTTGAAGATGAAATAGCAATTATTGAAAGTTCTGAAGGTAAATGTGAATTACCCAAAAGTGAATTACCTCCTGAAAGTGAAGAAGGAGACGTTTTAAAAATAACTGTTGATAAAAGTAAAACTTCATCTAGAAAAGAAGCTATAAAAGAACTGAGCAAAAAATTATTTGAATAGACAGAAATAGTTGACATATGTTCATATCCTCTATATAATTAAATATAGATAAAAATCATTTATATAGAGGAGGTAGAAAAATGAAAAAAAGAGGTAAAGGACAGGGGCGAAGAAATAAAGGACTGGGTCCTCAGGGAAAATGTGTTTGTCCTGATTGTGGAACAGAAATTGCTCATCAACGAGGAATCCCCTGCTATGAACAAAAATGTCCAGAATGTGGTAGTACAATGGTTAGAGCAGAATTAGCGAATGAAAATATTAGGGAAAACAATCAGTCTGCTCATACGAGTTCAAATGATAGTATTCCAACTATTAATCAAGAGAAATGTACTGGTTGTGGTCAATGTATAAATACCTGTCCTTTTGATGCTATTTCATTAGTAAATGGAAAGGCTGAAATTGATTCTTCTTTATGTAGAAGTTGTAATAAGTGTATTAGATCCTGTCCGGTTAGAGCTATTACTTCTTAAATATTAAAACCCTTTAAAAGCTCTAAGTTGATAGCTTTTAAAGGGTTTTTTTATATAATAATATTAAGGGAGGTGTTTTCATGAATTTATTACAAAATCTTAATTTTGTTTTTGTTTTTCTTTTAATTTTATATTTTATACCTTTTTTAATAGGTTATTTCCTCAAAAAAAGTAATGATAATATCTATATTAAGGGGTCAAATATTGTTGAACAGGGTCTGGTTGATCCAATTACTATTAAATTAGATAATAAAATTAAAAACTTTAAAAATGAGTATAAAAATAATAAAAATTATTTATCATATTTTAGCATACTTTTTTTGGAAAAATTTATAATAAAAGCTATAATTACAAGAATTATATATGGTTTTATATTTATTATTCCTATTTTTCTAACTATTTGGAATGGTTTTAGCAGGGGAGTTTTTGTCATACCTCATAAAAACAAAGTATTAATGCCAGTAATTATTGAAGATATAAGTTATATTTTGGCTGCTGCAATAGGAGTTAACTTTGGAGCACAAATATTTGATTTTTTACTTTTAAAATCAAAACTTAATTTATCATTATCTCCATTATTAGCTAATTATTTTGTTTATCTTATATTAATATTAATACTTCTGACAACATTTGAAACAGCAGTTAGTATCTGGCATAAAAACAACTCAAACTAAAAGTTTATTTTCTTTCTTTTTTTATTTTTCCATTTTGCATAAATTAAATTAAATATTATTATTATTATACCAATAACTGCAGTCATTATTATACTTATATAACGGGGATCAGCTTGATATCTCTTTAATATTATACCTATGTAAGCCCAGATTACTACTAAAGCATACATTGAATCTGCTTTATTTAAAGTATTCAAAATTGTGATAATTACCCCAGTTATTAAAACAATAATAGTCCAGGTTACTTCTGATAGTCCCCAACCACTCCAGTTTATTGAAACCAACCAGGCAGTAATATTTGCAATAGTAGCAATAGTGATCCATCCTAAGTAAAGGCTAAATGGTATATTAACAAAATATTTTTTAGTTTTTTTGAAATTATTATTTCCAATATTTAATCTTAAATAAATAGCAATTAAACTAAGTAAAAGAATAAGCATAAAAATAAGAGATATAAATACCCTCAAATGATGCCAGGCAAAAATCCAACCAATGTTTGCTAGAGAAGAAATGAAAAATAGCCAGCCAATATCAAAAACAAATTTTGGAGTTTTACTGAGCCTATTAATTAAACCTTTAGATTGATATATTGTAAAACCTAAAAGGAATAAGTAAATTACACCCCAGATAGAAAAGGTTATACCTGCTGGAACAAATAAGTTTGGATACATATCTGATAATTCTCCGGTATTATAACCATTTAAAGGTAGATAATTAGCTAAAAAATTTGCAGTTATAACTCCTATGAAGGCAATAATATTTGCAATTTGATATTTTTTTCCTTTTTTCATAGTAACACTCCTTATTAAATAATTATTACATAAAACTTCTTTGTTAATATATAATTAGACAATTTTACTATTTTTCCTGCTTCTAAACTATTTTAATTGATATATTGCTAGATATTTACTATAATAAATAAATACAGTTACATAATATTATTAATAATAATTATATAGTTGATTGGAGGCAATACATGAAAAAAAAGCCCCTGGCCAGTATAATGGAATCTAAATTCAAGAAATTAGTAATTATATTTTTCGTATTTTTTACAGCTATTTTATTACTGGGAAGCTTGCTTTTATATAATAATTTTTTTGAAAGTGCTAAAAAAGATGTTTATAATGATATAAATTTTTACTTTATGGAACTTGATAATAATTTTTCTGTAATAGAAAGTAGAGTTAATGATATTTTTAGAGATGAATTAAATAATATATATGAGAATTATGGAGATGAAGATTTTACTGAAAATAATAAACTGTCTAATATTGAAAAAAGAATAAAAAGAATAGAGGCTTTAAATAATAATATTAAAATTGATGATTTGAATTATTATTTAATATCTGATAATGGAAAAATAATTGATAGTAATTTTAAAAAAGATATAAATTTAGATTTATCAAAAGATGTTGAAATATGGGAAAATATAAACTCTTTAGAAAAAGGAGAAATTTACCTGGATTCATTTGATGATGAAAAAA
Proteins encoded in this window:
- the ychF gene encoding redox-regulated ATPase YchF — translated: MKIGIVGLPNVGKSTLFNAMTQVQADAENYPFCTIDPNIGVVKVPDERLEVLNEMYEPKKKTPTMIEFVDIAGLVKGASEGEGLGNQFLAHIREVDAIAQVVRCFTNEDIAHVDGELGPKRDIETINTELMLADLTTVEKRLEKAERKAKSGAKEDLKEVEELKKLKNALETGKNIRELQFNDITNNLIKELQLLSAKPIIYVCNINENEINNPEDNKYVKEVKEHAQEEGAGVVKISAEIEADIAELDDEDKELFLDDLGLKQSGLDTLIKEGYDLLDLITFFTAGKKEVRAWTVKRGSTAPEAAGKIHTDMQRGFIRAEVVSYKDLIKAGSIADARDEGYLRLEGKDYIVKDGDVCFFRFNV
- a CDS encoding GNAT family N-acetyltransferase gives rise to the protein MEIKYLADSKENIQKVINWLYGQWGHNYEYGKKVWTERVNNRLDKKTVPTTFVAIENGDAVGTASLIEHDMDTRKDLTPWLADVYVKKENRGMGIASKLVNRVIEEAKEIGISKLYLYSREAEGLYKKLGWKVIERTNYYGDEVPIMIYEID
- a CDS encoding 4Fe-4S binding protein, producing MKKRGKGQGRRNKGLGPQGKCVCPDCGTEIAHQRGIPCYEQKCPECGSTMVRAELANENIRENNQSAHTSSNDSIPTINQEKCTGCGQCINTCPFDAISLVNGKAEIDSSLCRSCNKCIRSCPVRAITS
- a CDS encoding HAD-IC family P-type ATPase produces the protein MNIEKIKKYLKIDDNDGLSDKEAKKRLKNHGKNKLKKSKGISPLEVFIDQFKDIIVILLLAASIIAFLIGDYVEGVAVLAVILINAIFGFITEYNAEKSLEALKEMVSLKAKVRRNGKIKEIDAEKVVPGDILIIDEGDRVSADARLIKADKLQLNESVLTGEAETVSKKSSFIAEEDTALAERKNMIYMGTSVTRGNGEALVTATGSETEMGQISNLLDETESDKTPLEERLDTMGKALVKLTLVIAVIVTGIGILVGKPVIEMLKTGIALAIAAVPEGLPIVATITLAVGMKKMVENNALVRRLPAVETLGSTTIICSDKTGTITENQMTLKNIYLGNNDIEVGGTGYKPEGSFYLKNGKEMSSQVKEDLSLFLKASSLCSNATLTKDSDQWKIIGDPTEGALVTAAQKYGFNKEENDNYQRLEEIPFDSEQKYMAVSYQYKDDDNYVFVKGAPSVVLEMCNYELINGEKINLSSERIDELKNKNIEMAKSGLRLLAVAYDSAGKADSEDKIENRINSGLIFLGLAGIMDPPREEVVSSIKEAQTAGIITKMITGDQNDTALSIAEKVGIQNANKASISGQEIDKMTEDELSESIESNSVFSRVSPKNKLQIIESLNKKNEITAMTGDGVNDAPALKKADIGVAMGKRGTSVAKSASDMVLLDDSFSTIVKAIKEGRAIFDNIQKFIYYLFSSNLSEIIFIFLGIVLQVPMPLLALQILWLNLVVDVFPALSLGWETEEKDIMKRPPRDPDKSILTNKFKKKILFHSTIIALGPLITFLIVLNNGHSIELSRTVSFAVLSFTQLFHVFNARRKNGFGFDKTVFKNFYLWPAIALSIFFQLIAVYNPFLQNILSTKAIPLNMWPGISLGFIIPIVIIQILNIKNRN
- a CDS encoding DUF3006 domain-containing protein, yielding MLIIDRFEDEIAIIESSEGKCELPKSELPPESEEGDVLKITVDKSKTSSRKEAIKELSKKLFE